The nucleotide sequence tcaagagcatagtcgatcgggaaatcacatgaagtaacccgaacgggtcttcttgagaggaaccggagactttaaactatcaagaacatagtcgatcaagaaatcgcatgaagtaacccggacgggtcttcttgggaggaaccggagacattaaactatcaagaacatagtcgatcgggaaatcgcatgaagtaacccgggcgggtcttcttgggaggaaccagagactttaaactatcaagaacatagtggatcgggaaatcgcatgaagtaacccagacgggtcttcttgggaggaaccggagactttaaactatcaagaacatagtcaattgggaaatcacatgaagtaactcggacgggtcttcatgggaggaaccggagactttaaaccatcatagagcatcgtcgatcaggaaatcacatgaagtaacccggacgggtcttcatgggaggaaccggagactttaaaccatcatagagcacagtcgatcggaaaatcgCATGAAATAACCCGGACGGGTcatcttgggaggaaccggagacttgaaactatcaagaacatagtcgatcgggaaatcacatgaagtaacccggacgtcccttcatgggaggaatcagagactttaaactatcatagagcacaatcgatcgggaaatcccttgaagtaacccagacgggtctTCTCGAGAAGAACCGAGGAATTTAAATTATCATTAACAAAGTCATGCAGGATTGAGTACCTGATTAAAATATGATAGAGCACAGGACTCTATTGACTCAAATTAatcgggattacacgcccgatcgaaaactcaaaggttgaggaaatttcttcatattaaatcggtcGAGATTATACGCTCAACCagaggttgatgaaattcttcatattaaattgaTTGGAATTACACGCCCGACCGAAAACTCAAAGGttgattcttcatattaaatcggtcGGGATTATGCGCTCGACCagaggttgatgaaattcttcatattaagcCGATCGGAATTATACGTCCAACTAGAAGTTGATGAAATTCTCCTCGTCGGGATTATATGCCTGGTCTAGATTCAAAGTCATCTGGATTTCTTTATAAAGATCACTTGGTATTACACTCCTGACCAGGATTCAAGGTTCAGAGGGAATTTTTTATAATCCTTTAAAATTACATTCCCCATCAGAAGTCATAATCATATGAAGTTCTCTATTTAAAATCGCTCGAGACGGTATGCACGACTGAGAATATATAAATCCTATGGAGTTTTTCAGATAAAGTTACTCGAGATTACACACCCCTCGGAAGCACCAAGGTCTTTGAAATCCCTTATGTACAGTCAGGTCTGAATAGAGATCAAAGGGTTTACGGAGAAGCCTTATTGGTCGGAGCCATATAATTACTTAAAATACCACAACAGGAGAAGCTTGTAAGCAAGACAGTATGTATTCTCAAGAAGCAACAACCAGATAATGAAGGACAGAAAAAGAGGTAAGTATGAATCTTTTTTACAAAtattgcaagtacttaattacaagCTTTTTATTTACAAGTCTTGCAAAtacttaattacaaattttttATTTACAAGTCTTTTTGAATACATAATTAAGCTTACTTAAAATCACCTGTCAAGTTTTGGGGTAATTCATGATTAAGCCTGCGACGATTTATGGATTGAAGGGGAGGTTCGCGGGatagataaccaccttccctCAATTGTTGAATAATTCCAGTCATGGAATGGTTTAAAGTCCCTATAACCCGACGGATATATTCATTAGTGAATACTGGGGATCTTAGATAAGCTAAGCGCCTGCCCTCCCATCGATCctcctcctgctccttataactttgaaattcagTTTGTAGTTTAGCAGCTTGATCTTTGAAAGTGTTTCTTTCTAATTTGAGCTGCTCTATCTCCTTTTGAAGTGAGGATATCTCGGCATCCTGAGcttttctttgttcttgctcttgtagaaGAGCAAAATCTTTGGATGCTGAATCTTGAGCCTGATCAGAAAGAAAGATATTGTGAAGTCTCTCCACTTTATCTAAGACAATGTTTTAATGAGAAATATCTGAGAGGGCATTTTCTTTCAAAGTGGTTTCCACCTAAAGGCTGGAATGTAATCGGTCCACTCGTAATTCCAAGGTtttcctttcaagctctttgtttgCCAATATTTGCTGCTGATGTTGCAGTTCCTTCTTCAGACCCTCTATTTGTTGAGTCTTCATAGCTATTTTCTCTGGCAGTTGAGAAAGCTCAgtgtgagaaggaggaagattgacCTTCAATGCCACTACTTGAGCTTTTAACTTGTTGTTTTCTCGCTCTAGAGCAACGAGTAGCTGATCTAGGTGAAAATTCGAGGTGAGAAACTGAAACAATAAGGAAATTAGCAGGAAATAATAATACGATGATgatatataatgaaaaatactTACAGCAACAGCTTGATGACTATGACTATCAACACGGTGGGACATACTCGTGCCCCTTAATAGTTCTTGGCTATGCTGCCAAGACTCAGCCAAAGGGCCTTATAGTTGCAGAAAACCATAACTAGAAGGGTCCGAAGCTTGTCCTAGTTCAGAGGGAAAACCTAAAACCTGCCTAAAAAGAGGTGTGGAGGCAGAAGGAGAAGAGGGTCGtgtagaagaagaaggaagagaaaggaGGGGAGTAGTAGAATCGGGAACGACAGAGGAAGAGCTAGAAGGGATGGAAGATGGTAGAGCAATGAAATTAGATTCAGTCGTCGAAGTATGAATAACTAATGGTCCTGGACTCGGAGAAGATCTCCTGCAAGGCGTTCTTTTAGCTCGGGGTCCAGGAGCCGGAGGAGGCAAGGCCAGGGTAAGAGGTGGAGAGGAGGCCGAAGTAGTAGTAGCCATCTGAGGAGCAGAAGTAGCTGAAACGATAGCAGAAGAGGAAGAAATGAGTAGACCTGGTCTTATCATTCTAAGAGAAAGATTGGAAATAATGTGGGTAGGGAGCATGGgcgccttacctctctcaaaagaaataggttaAGGAGCAATAGGAGTCTGCACAAAGGTACCAAAAGTATCACGAAAGGGAACATCCTCAGTCAGCCTGGGTTTCTTGAGTATGATAACAAAAGTttattcctcttcctcttccatagaAGCAATAGCTTCTGCCGCTTGTTCTTCTTCATATAACAAACCCAAAGTAGAAGCAGTAGGATTGACTCGATGAGCTTGCAGTAATTGCTCtccaagtttattcaaaaaagacttggtcatgGTTGTATTCTTATACATGAAAGCGGGTAggagagcatcagctgaaacacaagaATTGGGCATcattatagaaaataattagaaaataatTGATAAACATAGCCTAGAATGTTTAGACATACCAAAGGAGACATCCAAGGGAGTGTCGATGTTACTtatcccaaaaggaaacatcaaaccctacaTAATCAAGGACGATAAGCTAAATTTAGCCCCCTTTAGCTTGGATAAAGCAACAGAGACAGAGGGATCAGCGAGGAGGTTATCAGTGTTAGGAGCTGGGGGAGATTGTGTATCCAAGCGATAGGAAAAGGTACAAAAGAAGGGAGACGTATAAAGAAAAATTTATGACGTCATACCACCTGAGGAGGAATCCTGCTAAACAAAAGGgccttagggcgagactgaaatTTAAAAACACCAATATCCACTTGGAGGGGAATGAAAAAAGTAGTGAAAGAGATGAGGGGATAAGGGGAAATCTAGTAGTTTAGACACCCCAACAAAACtcacaaggaaagaaaaagactGAGGAATAAACTGATTAAGTGGAATATCAAAATAAAGACTAACATCAGCGAAAAAGGGATGAAGGGGGAATTGGAAACCTTGTAAGGCTTAAGCCCAGAAAATAGATATActtcctaaaggaggaagatgcgaaCTATCCTGAGGGGTAGGGcgaactatataggaaggaaaatcaTAGTTTACTTATAACTCCAACTCCTCTGGTTCGGTAAGGCTAGAAGCGCATGAAAGAAACCACGCTGTGGAAGGAGTGGTCATGGCAGAATAGCAGAAGGGAAGCAAATAAAGGAAGAGGAAGGGATAGTTAGAAAGAAGAAGATAGCATTTTAAaccttcttctctctctctcatgGCCTTATACCCAAAAACCCTTAAAcgggggaggaagaagaactggAAAAAGGAGAAACCCGAAAGCATAgggatatataaaataataagatcAATAACAGTTCGAGTAGAACTTAAGTATAAAAGTGGGTATGAAAAGAAAGAGTATGAATCCAATAAGGAAGAATACCTGGAATCATAACCGCCATAAAGAGGTAATGTCATCGAAGGATGGAatcgaattcaaaaagaaggatgaatcccACAAAAAAGGTATTAAGTTTGGAGATCTTCCTCAGAAAACGCGACTAAGTTTTTCTCTCTCTATGCGCTTGATTCTTAAAGAATCAAAGAGGTGTGAAGAAAATCAGTCGGGTATGAGGTTGATAGGATAACTTCAGATTATCTATTTGATTAAAACAACAAACCCGGATGGTCATACTGGACCAGACGGGATTTAGTTAAGTACAAAGTACCGGATGATATGTGTATGCATAAGTATAAATCGAGCGGTTATGACAGACCGGTCGAAATGGACGATATTATAATATATTGATCACCGCTTTATAGTCGGATAGTTATACCGAATTGGGTGAAAACAAGTTAAGTATAAAGCACTGGTCGATATGTGCGAGATTAATGGTAAATCGACCAGCTATAATAAACCAAGCGATATTGAAAATATTATGTTATAACGTACCATATTATATCGGACGGGACTTAGTTAAATACAAAGTATCAGATGATATTTGTAAGCATAAGTATAAATCGAGCGGTTATGACAGATCGATTGAGATGGATGATATTATAATGTATTGATTATGGCTTTATAGTAGCAAACCAAGTGACATTCAACATGCTTAGATAAGATGAATAACCACCATGAGTGAAAAGAAGCAAATTTAGTGGTGGAAGGAGAAGTTTAACCTTAAACAAACAAGCCAGATTGTCATGACAAGTTCTAGTTAACTTTACAATAATCCAGACTCTAACGAAAAGATTACTCTAGAGGAAACAAATCAGCAGGCCTGCCAACTAGGAGCTTGCATCGGTTCAAGAAGTTAGGAGGAAGATCACGAGACAAGAAGTTTTCTTCTCGCAATTGCTTTATTGCTCCATCAGCTCCAGCGGTATAGGTGGCCAAAATAGATTTTACGATCGGCCTGTTGAAGTCAGTAGAATTGATCAAGGTAGTAACCCGCTCCTTGAAGCGATCGTCTTCACCATTTTTGTAAACCACCGGAGCCGATTGGGAAGACTTCAACTCAACATCTTTGGTGGAGGCCTCTGTCTTAGCCGTATTCAAGGAAGTGtttaaggaagttatttcatcatctTTCAGGCGTAGAGCCTTTAGTTTATCAGCAAATGTAGACTCATAGTCAGACTTCAACTTGTTAGTCTCAGCAATCTGCTTCTCTAATTTGGAAGATAACTCGGTGTTAAGATCTATAGCCGATTTAAATTGAGTTTGAAGGCTCTCAACTTGAGCTTCATACTATTTTTTGGATTCATCTGAAAGCGTTGCAGAAGATAGCTCAGCAACTTTCAGCTTCTCATTCTCAGAATATAAGTTATGTGCCAGACGAGCTAAACCCATATTGGCCATCCACCGCTACAGACATAAGAATGGGTCATAAAATAGTCAcagataaataataaataaataatagcaAACATACCTTGATTTCCTCATGCGAGAATTGATCGATTGTCTTGGAAGGGGGAAGCTCTCCAAAGAGAGTGTGAATTTCCTCTCGAGCAGTAGTAAAAGAACCTCCCAGTAATACCGGGAGGACAGGAATGGTAGAAGAACTAGTGGAACAAGAAGAGGTTGGGATAGAAGGGGGAGCAAAAATCAagtaagaagaaaaggaagaaggcaaaGACCCAGATTCTGGAATAGATAATGGGAAAGTAAAAGAGGCACGGCCAGGGGCAGTACTGctggaagaaggagaggaagaaaaaagaagCGAAGGATATAAATCAGTCAAAGTAGGCTCATTAGGAGAAGGAGCAGCAGAAGCAAAATCTTCTGAGGGTGATTCCTCAGCAGAAAGAGTGAGTCTCCTTTTTGAGGGGGGAGCTCTAGTGAGTTTACGTCCCGGGCGTTTACTTGGGGCAATCTCAGCAAGGGATCTTTCTGAGCttacaggggatgtaagctcgataaCGGGAAGGGAAGTGGCTGCTGGAGCAGCAACAGCCACTGATGAAGAAgcatgtaacacccgaaaattctcaaacttgcattagaattattctgtgatttttctggaattttaagatattttttcgaaattttccgagtagcggaagtagcaaaactaatagaaaagtaaaatggtttaagcgagAATCGAACCtaggacctctcgggtccgctaaacctttagttagccttagtaaccggtgaacccagcagggccgtgctgaaaggaaaggagaatcaaatatatttatatttaagttaggcatagttatccgcttaatataaataggaaaaacttaagtgtgggtttggtttaatttggttcggcagccctctccttacaaaacctcacgccaattcttttctccaaaccctcaccgacgccaacccctccttcctctcctcctctcggcgccaacacccaaacaacctagggttctctccctagggtcccaaggtcactttccggcgacgatttcagcacgaggacgttcccctccgcgagtagagcacgtggacgcgagcggatcgtcgagaagtcgtctccaccggaattcctagcgattagatttgtaagaaatctagcacacaaggtaagaaacccctcacctgcagtataatagcttccgtttgagttttatgctttagttaggatgtatgcagatttttattgataTCTAGGGTgtgtttaactctcttcgcagattagggatttagttgagcacctcaagatgggccgggcacgttttccctcttcagataggaggttagacgttgtcgggtgcctagaggtggtctccctaatagggagaagagttagagtatcctaggtgttcgataaaaatgtttagcgcaacattagacagttttaacagcatagttaaatgTATAGTTACATTTAAAACAGTATATCAGTTTTATTCCatctttatgggactagatgtccaatgggtgggctcccacagtcgcctctaggttcagacaacctagttttgggttcagataacctggattcagctaattagcatttcagtattttactttcagcagcggcactgtactggattagatatccactgggctggactcccatagttgtccctaggtttagctaacctagtaaaccctactagattcggaacttgcaatcctgggtttagatagggatgcgcgcacaacaagtacagttgccagggccctacagcagcatgtttagtattttcatctattatttataatagtttttccaaatcagttttaaaacataatggaattcagtattagttCAGTCTCAGCTTAactcacttttgtatcaactcagcttatttcagttgttaaatatgatagcttcatatacagttatagacatgttatgatcaattttattttatgttcagcttatgttatgccatgctttgtatgataccatgccatgccatgcttgcatattcagtatgtttttaaaacagcatgatttaaaagcatatttgcatcgtatgcatgatttagtgaggtagatggtttcttactaagctttttagcttacagatactattttccttatactgcagatacaggaaaaaggaaaatggactagcagtggaggctggaggtcagtgcagatgaggatgtgtgtggcaggaactggaataaagatcctagggatctagttttattttactacgcattataACTTGTAGCAAgcctagttattaaagtcttgttctcttttccttatgcttcgcattctagtatggttaatggtatgaactagtgaacatgcatcatatgatgtcttgaatgttgccaaTGTATGGTAGAATAGTTATTAGTATATGTTAGAGTggttgcaggtggttttggcacgataaggtgtcgaaatcagcatttctgatttcgtatcaggaaatcagacgctggatcggtctgccgaccgatccagcagtgtgccaggcttctggatcggtcagccaaccgatccagacaaatacagtatgctactgtatcctcctggatcggtcagcccactgatccagcacgatacagtagcgttccaggggtttcgggttcctggatcggtctgccgaccgatccagatacacctggatcggtctgcccgaccgatccagccacacatggatcggtctgcccgaccgatccagttgggaaccgaaTGCCCCATAGCTCCGATCAATCTGCGGATCGATCGACAGGACTGTAGttggttgggatgttcagtttcccctccttagcatatgtacaccagtaaagaaggtctttagacctttcttagcagttgtatccgtcattagtagactaaaattttaattagcccagctttccccACAGTATAggttagcataattgtagcgaccggccttacagccagtacccagaaggtgggtcgttacaaagcaACTGGCAAAGAGACAGCAGTAGTTTCTTCAAGAGGACCCTCAGAAACTTCGGGAACCACCTGAGAGTTGGAAGCTTCAGTTGGAGGAGCTGGAACTTCAATTGACGAAGGCTGATTAAGTGCAGTAAGAAGCTCTTGTTCTTTAGCATGAAGGGCAGCTTCTTCTAGACGTAACTCTTCATCAATCAAAACAGCATAGAAATTGGCCAGTGTGTAAAGGGAAgaaaatgttttagttagtaaaaattgatGAAAGAGGAAATAGAACTTTACCTAAGGAGTCATGTATCCTGCATTTGACTGGGCTCAAACTAAACAAATACAGAAGATCGCCCCTTAGCCATCTAGTGATAGAAAGACGACGACAgaacaacttttcacaataaagaggaaaagaagggtgAAGATGAAATTCCTTGACATCAGGTAAGGGAGGTAGAGAGGATCTCCAAGCATGAGACTAAGGAATATGCCCCATAAACTTTACAAAAAAGAAGCGAGATTTCCAAACTTTAAAAGAAGAGGGCATATCATCAAACAAGACCATCTTAGTCtgagattgaaaaagaaaaacacCTGGTTCTGCTACTTTTGGATAAGCAAACATGAAAATATTTTgtggagtaggaggaatatcaagTGTACGAACAACATGTACATGCCGCACAaataacgaaaggcattaggCACTAGTTGTTGAAGAGGAATGTCGAAATATTGGCTTACATCGATCaaaaaaggaggaatgggaaaccttaaaccccctatcaactgatccctaaagaaggtTACACAGTTAGCAGGAGGGCGGTAAGGATGTTCATCTAGGTTAGGAATTATGATGTCATATTCCATAGGAATCTCATACTGCAGATGAATGGCAAGCTGAGCATCCTTGTCAAAAGAGGATAAAATTTGAGTATGCCAAGGAGCAATCGTCTCTTCAGCCATAGATAGAAGTAAGGGTTATCAGAATGACAGATTACTTACTGGGAGCTAAGAAAGATAATCGCTGGAAGACGGTGAGTACGAGGATTGATTAAAgatggcagcaaagaagaaatGCCAAGGTAAGGAAAAAAGAACAAAGTAgacaagaagatgaagggtttagggttgaacGAACGTATGGCCACCGTTAGATCAGAATGCCTTTTATCAACAGACACCGTTGATTACAGAAAGGTGCAAACGCTGGTGTtacgagagagagagaaagagaagacaCATGTCATATAACCATAAATGGACATTTATGATGGATGCGACAAATCGAATTGTGTAGGGGTTGGTGGCGCTTTGTCACGTGCCTCCAACATTATTTTACCGTTGAAGAaccaatcataatcaaggaaattCTGAAAAGGTGTGGTTTACTATGTGTAATAAAAAAGGACGGGCTGGATTTGACAAATCTCGGGCCAAAAAAGGAAAATATGAAATAAGAATAGTCAATCATATGGGAAGCAATGTTTGaattaatgtaaaataccgaaaataggtgagACACCATAgggaaatttttcgaaatttttggaaattttctgggaacttttcggagatcgtatggacgagtttacggggataaaatttgggcccggggaaagcctgtttaggctacccatttaagcgagggaatgttttttttcttaattcctttttccttttattttactttctattcattattttctttcctccCTTTCCTCCGCGTGCCCGAGTTCTTCCCCCGACGTTGATTCCCTTCATCCTTTCTTCTTTGCCTTAACCGCTCTTCCCCAACCGACGCCGTAAAACCGCCGCACTCCTCGTGATTAAACCCATCTGCCAAGCTTATCCCTCACACGAACTCTTTTTTCTTCACCCGATTTCTACTCTCGATTTTTTTTCCCCATCGCGCGGATCTGCGGCCATTGGACTCAACGCTGATGATCGCCAAGGGTTCCCTCACCAAGCCGTTGCCCCTCGCCGTAGAGATCCCACAGCCGACGCCGCTCCGATCTCCAACACCATTGATAGCCGGGTGCCGCCTCTCCTCTGCCCTAGCATCGGCGACCGAGCCTCCTTCCCTCTCCTCGTGGACACCTGGAGCCGTCGGAAATTGAGCATCCGAACCCTAGGTCGGGTTTTTGTGTGCTGGTCGAAGCTTCCCTACCTCGTGCCTCTGATCTAGAGTGATTGTTGCCTTGTTTCTGCCCTGTTCGCCGCCGCGACTTCCTCTAACCTAGCCTCAACCGACACCCCACTTTCGACGCCAACAACCACCACCAAGCCCTAATTGCTGATTCTCCTCCGACACCCTCTGCCCTAGCTCCGACAAATCTTTCCTCTGCCTTAGCTGCGATCTTGGAGAGCATCTTGTTGCTATACGGTGATCTTGGAGTGGCTACATTGGTTATGGGCAGAGAGGAGGTGATCAGTGTGAACTTAGAATAAGGTATGTTATGGGATGATGGAAATCTGGATGTTGATTTCAGATAGGATTCTATGTGTTGATAGATTCACTGGTCACTGCAGCTTCATCTATTTGTTTTCAGCGACAACTCTTGATTCGGCAGCAACCTTTTTGCTTGTGGATCAACAGCAGTGACTTGGAGTTGAGGTAAGGTATAGGGTATTTGATCATGTTGTCGATGATTGATGGATATgttaataactaatgttaacctaggtatattTATTGAATTATGGATAAAtcggattactagatggttagatttattagggttttaccctaatttagccttaaggattttttATTTGGCTatgcatttgagttgtagctaaataaaaatgtatgtatattggtgacacaggactttgatacgAGACGGGCATCTCggcgtcggatttggactggattggaccttcctattggaggcgggtaccttgacttatatttgataatgtcatgttgatatgtttagtaggttataacctttagtaatgattatgttcgtctttgcttcggttggtcactacccgatacctgttatatgcttgttttgtttacctattatgcacttcatgttagtacctacctgattatacatgcttagaggggtagtgacacaaccatgtgtttattatgttcaagatctaggtttttgataccttatctgacctaTATACCTTAGATCTTCAGATTGATCCATTgatgctagggtacacattttatatctatggataggttcaggatatttccatgattagtgacatgcatcatcttgcatgattgcatgctgtgcgatagtcgactccaatattattgagcacatcaccagttatatagatctgcacacaccaccactcatgggttagtggtatatcaggcaggtgtgtggcagttctgttgttaggctccgctggtccggtgactcagcgtggtagccgacagacagttctgctctgttaggcttcGCTGGTTTACCGGAAGATGGTTTGActttgttaggctccgttggtccgctcatgggtagtgcgatgcagggtggtagccggcagagattcctccccgtcatcgtgtaccgggagatgagagcattgtgctcccccacttatgatttggggtaggaggataggtgtactccgacagcatcccgtccactcggtcactcatcaggagtagtgacgatagagtgcacggttgtcatagccctacccactcggtctcaccatcgtgtgtgagatggttgactagcctcaggggtgaccatgacattggcatcatacgcatttatgcatttactgattgtgtttgctgcacttatatactgcatttggatggatgcatatgtttgacatgcatacaggatttatgatactctcggtcttaCGACCTGACTATTCTCATAGGAGACCctagtgagtacagttctcttcagccttttttattgtgcatcttccagcttttgtctaggagactgtactccatagttattactatttgttatagtttactatacatgtcaactaggtatctgctgagttgttgaactcacccccgtggacactatctttttcaagtaccaagttgtttatggagtcgcttggagtatcctgcctgccggtccccacgtcacatcagaagacatgtctccgcttttgtttatttgtattttggtatatgaatttgtgtatttagctttgtgatcCGGCTTTGTtcctggagtgttgttttgttgtgtggtgtaagtctagctggctagcagtcttcgtttttagtttgtatgtgtgtccattgtatttccgatgtgtttggttttggtacaaccgagtgggttgttagttttacatataactgcgtggttgtgtttttattgtatcagccgagtaggctgcatataaactgcgtggttgtgtgtatattctagccgcctgtggctgaggtatattgtgcatgtaaAAATGatttagattgtcacccgtataggggagatgctgccggaatttcctcgggcaaggactcctctggggcgtgacaattaatGTAACTATAGTAGACAGGCTAATATCAGTCGGGATAACAACGTTGATGATATACAAGTCAATATTGGCCGGGTCATCACGTCTATTCTTATGAACCAGAAGGATTCAAGAAGGTCACCCAGTTCGATACAAAAGATTGTTCGATTTTACACTTAGAACATGATTtgatacataacattacattttcctcTCAAAACATTAGACCTCGAAAGGTCAACAAAAGTTATAAACATGAGCTCTCAGACTCCTTAGTAAACTTCAACCCCACTAAGGATAGATTTTACCAATGCACGAAGGAAGCTTGCCCGGGTTGAaaaagtggaaatattttacctAGACGAATGAAACTATGAAGTAGAGTGTTCTCATGAACAAGAAAGCACAAACTTGTTCATACCCTCTCCAACATGTGACTAAAAGGTCCACCTCCCGCCTGAGTCTTTTGAACTCTGATTCCAGAACACCCATCTTAGCCTGAATCCGAAGCAACCTGGGCTGCAATGGCAACATTAGCTG is from Zingiber officinale cultivar Zhangliang chromosome 7B, Zo_v1.1, whole genome shotgun sequence and encodes:
- the LOC122004159 gene encoding uncharacterized serine-rich protein C215.13-like gives rise to the protein MGMPNSPPSRPIAIPNSKWIHDSLELRLEEAALHAKEQELLTALNQPSSIEVPAPPTEASNSQVVPEVSEVAVAAPAATSLPVIELTSPVSSERSLAEIAPSKRPGRKLTRAPPSKRRLTLSAEESPSEDFASAAPSPNEPTLTDLYPSLLFSSSPSSSSTAPGRASFTFPLSIPESGSLPSSFSSYLIFAPPSIPTSSCSTSSSTIPVLPVLLGGSFTTAREEIHTLFGELPPSKTIDQFSHEEIKRWMANMGLARLAHNLYSENEKLKYEAQVESLQTQFKSAIDLNTELSSKLEKQIAETNKLKSDYESTFADKLKALRLKDDEITSLNTSLNTAKTEASTKDVELKSSQSAPVVYKNGEDDRFKERVTTLINSTDFNRPIVKSILATYTAGADGAIKQLREENFLSRDLPPNFLNRCKLLVGRPADLFPLE